In Rhodanobacter denitrificans, a single window of DNA contains:
- a CDS encoding DUF3501 family protein, with protein sequence MDKLTRADLLSLEAYAQQRGEFRTRVMAHKKQRTVHLGEHLTLIFEDRLSIQYQVQEMLRIERIFEASGIQDELDAYNPLIPDGSNLKATMLIEYPDAEQRKRELVRLRHLEHAIALTVHGHAPVAAIADEDMERSNEEKTAAVHFLRFELDAAMIADWRSGAPVALASTLQALPVEATLAPQQHRMLAADFA encoded by the coding sequence ATGGACAAACTCACCCGCGCCGACCTGCTCAGCCTGGAAGCCTACGCGCAGCAGCGCGGCGAGTTCCGCACCCGCGTGATGGCGCACAAGAAGCAGCGCACGGTGCACCTCGGCGAGCACCTCACGCTGATCTTCGAGGACCGCCTGAGCATCCAGTACCAGGTGCAGGAGATGCTGCGCATCGAGCGCATCTTCGAGGCCTCCGGCATCCAGGACGAGCTGGACGCCTACAATCCGCTGATCCCCGACGGCAGCAATCTCAAGGCCACCATGCTCATCGAGTACCCCGACGCCGAACAGCGCAAGCGCGAACTGGTGCGCCTGCGCCACCTCGAGCACGCGATCGCGCTGACCGTGCACGGCCACGCCCCGGTCGCCGCCATCGCCGACGAGGACATGGAGCGCAGCAACGAGGAGAAGACCGCCGCGGTGCATTTCCTGCGCTTCGAACTCGACGCGGCGATGATCGCGGACTGGCGCTCCGGTGCGCCGGTCGCGCTGGCCTCGACGCTGCAGGCGCTGCCGGTCGAGGCGACGCTGGCCCCGCAGCAGCACCGCATGCTGGCGGCGGATTTCGCCTGA
- a CDS encoding (Fe-S)-binding protein, whose protein sequence is MADPIHETREGNLDAPTRHPLGQHEPAFWDATALEAEMERVFDICHGCRRCVSLCHAFPTLFDLVDASATMEIDGVDKADYPKVTEQCYLCDLCYQTKCPYTPPHPWNVDFPHLMLRAKAVAFERDGAPLSSRILSSTRTVGKLASIPVVVQVVNAANRNPVARQLLEKTLGVDADARVPEYHSPTARKRLRDLDGSGEAVPAGRTRGKVALFATCYCDHSDPAVVEDLAAVLQHNAIPTKLVEQESCCGMPKLELGDLQTVTKYKQRNIPVLAKMAREGWDFTAAIPSCVLMFKQELPLMFPDDAEVALVRERFFDPFEYLAERHKAGLLKTDFKTSLGKVAWQVPCHQRVQKIGPKTREILQLVPDTEIATIERCSGHDGTYGVKHKTYALSRKLAKPVENRVEQANPDHFTSDCPMAGGHIAHGLGDQPAAEHPLSLLRKAYGI, encoded by the coding sequence ATGGCCGACCCCATCCACGAAACGCGCGAAGGCAACCTCGACGCACCCACACGCCATCCGCTGGGCCAGCACGAGCCCGCTTTCTGGGACGCCACGGCGCTGGAAGCGGAGATGGAGCGCGTGTTCGACATCTGCCACGGCTGCCGCCGCTGCGTCAGCCTGTGCCACGCCTTCCCTACCCTGTTCGACCTGGTTGACGCGTCGGCGACGATGGAGATCGACGGCGTCGACAAGGCCGACTACCCGAAGGTCACCGAGCAGTGCTACCTGTGCGACCTGTGCTACCAGACCAAGTGCCCGTATACGCCGCCGCACCCGTGGAACGTGGATTTCCCGCACCTGATGCTGCGCGCCAAGGCGGTGGCGTTCGAGCGTGACGGCGCGCCGTTGTCGTCGAGGATCCTGTCCAGCACGCGCACCGTCGGCAAGCTCGCGTCGATCCCGGTGGTGGTGCAGGTGGTCAACGCCGCCAACCGCAACCCGGTCGCGCGCCAGCTGCTGGAAAAGACCCTGGGCGTCGACGCGGACGCGCGCGTGCCCGAGTACCACTCGCCCACCGCGCGCAAACGCCTGCGCGACCTCGACGGCAGCGGCGAAGCGGTGCCCGCCGGCCGCACGCGCGGCAAGGTCGCGCTGTTCGCCACCTGCTATTGCGACCACTCCGACCCGGCGGTGGTCGAAGACCTCGCCGCGGTGCTGCAGCACAACGCGATCCCGACCAAGCTGGTCGAACAGGAGAGCTGCTGCGGCATGCCCAAGCTGGAGCTGGGCGACCTGCAGACGGTGACGAAGTACAAGCAGCGCAACATCCCGGTGCTGGCGAAGATGGCGCGCGAAGGCTGGGATTTCACCGCGGCGATCCCGTCCTGCGTGCTGATGTTCAAGCAGGAGCTGCCGCTGATGTTCCCCGATGACGCCGAGGTGGCGCTGGTACGCGAGCGCTTCTTCGACCCGTTCGAGTACCTGGCCGAACGGCACAAGGCCGGCCTGCTCAAGACCGACTTCAAGACGTCGCTGGGCAAGGTCGCCTGGCAGGTGCCGTGCCACCAGCGCGTGCAGAAGATCGGCCCGAAGACGCGCGAGATCCTGCAACTGGTGCCGGACACCGAGATCGCCACCATCGAGCGCTGCTCCGGCCACGACGGCACCTACGGCGTCAAGCACAAGACCTACGCGCTCTCGCGCAAGCTGGCCAAACCGGTGGAGAATCGCGTCGAGCAAGCCAACCCCGACCACTTCACCAGCGACTGCCCGATGGCCGGCGGCCACATCGCCCACGGCCTCGGCGACCAGCCGGCGGCGGAGCATCCGTTGAGCCTGCTGCGCAAGGCCTACGGAATCTGA
- a CDS encoding rubrerythrin family protein codes for MSNLKGSKTEQNLKDAFAGESMANRRYLYFAAKADVEGYNDISAVFRSTAEGETGHAHGHLEYLEAVGDPATGLPFGGTQLNLKSAIAGETHEYTDMYPGMAKAAREEGFEEIADWFETLAKAERSHANRFTKALGDMA; via the coding sequence ATGAGCAACCTGAAAGGCTCCAAGACCGAGCAGAACCTGAAAGACGCCTTCGCCGGCGAGTCGATGGCGAACCGCCGCTACCTGTACTTCGCCGCCAAGGCCGACGTCGAGGGCTACAACGACATTTCCGCGGTGTTCCGCTCCACCGCCGAAGGCGAGACCGGCCATGCCCACGGCCACCTGGAATACCTCGAGGCGGTGGGCGACCCTGCCACCGGCCTGCCGTTCGGCGGCACCCAGCTGAACCTGAAGAGCGCGATCGCCGGCGAGACCCACGAATACACCGACATGTACCCGGGCATGGCCAAGGCTGCGCGCGAGGAAGGCTTCGAGGAGATCGCCGACTGGTTCGAGACGCTGGCCAAGGCCGAGCGTTCGCACGCGAACCGCTTTACCAAGGCGCTGGGCGACATGGCCTGA
- a CDS encoding LysR substrate-binding domain-containing protein, with amino-acid sequence MNLRDLQYLVALAEHRHFGRAADACFVSQPTLSTQIKKLEEELGVPLVERTPRKVLLTEVGRDIAIRARDVLNGVEQIRSVARRTLDPESGTVRLGIFPTLGPYLLPHALPLVRQAFPRLELLLVEEKTEAVLRLLREGKLDAGILALPLHEDSLHSEFLFEEPFLLAVSGEHPLAHRQGQLKLADLSNQNLLLLEDGHCLRDQALEVCHLAGAVERSGFRATSLETLRQMVAANVGITLLPVTAVKPPVAPLDNLHLIEFKGHPPSRRVAMVWRKSSAMADFLKRLAAVFRQLPADLLNPHTAATPAPPAKPVRAARKAAPR; translated from the coding sequence ATGAACCTGCGCGATCTCCAGTACCTGGTGGCCCTGGCCGAACACCGGCACTTCGGCCGCGCCGCGGATGCCTGCTTCGTCAGCCAGCCCACCCTGTCCACCCAGATCAAGAAACTGGAAGAGGAACTGGGCGTGCCGCTGGTCGAACGCACCCCGCGCAAGGTGCTGCTGACCGAGGTCGGCCGCGACATCGCCATCCGCGCACGCGACGTACTCAACGGGGTCGAGCAGATCCGCAGCGTGGCCCGCCGCACGCTGGACCCGGAATCGGGCACGGTGCGGCTGGGCATCTTCCCCACCTTGGGCCCGTACCTGCTGCCGCATGCCCTGCCGCTGGTGCGCCAAGCCTTCCCTCGGCTGGAACTGCTGCTGGTCGAGGAAAAGACCGAGGCGGTGCTGCGCCTGCTGCGCGAGGGCAAGCTGGACGCCGGCATCCTCGCCCTGCCGCTGCACGAGGACAGCCTGCACAGCGAGTTCCTGTTCGAGGAACCGTTCCTGCTGGCGGTATCGGGCGAACATCCGCTGGCGCACAGGCAGGGCCAGCTGAAACTGGCCGACCTTTCCAACCAGAACCTGCTGCTGCTGGAAGACGGCCATTGCCTGCGCGACCAGGCGCTGGAGGTATGCCATCTTGCCGGCGCCGTCGAGCGCAGCGGCTTCCGCGCCACCAGCCTGGAGACGCTGCGGCAGATGGTGGCGGCGAACGTCGGCATCACCCTGCTGCCGGTCACCGCGGTGAAGCCGCCGGTGGCACCGCTGGACAACCTGCACCTGATCGAGTTCAAGGGCCATCCGCCAAGCCGGCGTGTCGCCATGGTCTGGCGCAAGAGCTCGGCGATGGCCGACTTCCTGAAGCGGCTGGCTGCGGTATTCCGGCAGTTGCCGGCCGACCTGCTGAACCCGCACACGGCCGCCACGCCCGCGCCGCCGGCGAAGCCCGTGCGCGCCGCGCGCAAGGCCGCGCCCCGATAG
- a CDS encoding M1 family metallopeptidase, which translates to MRRLARPLLLTALATCCGAAFAATADQAPQGRLPGWAVPQSYQLAFKVDPAQQDFSGTTTIKVKLTQASDHLWLDGAGLKVSKVTVTDAAGKAHAGKYVAVDPKAGVARVDFGRTLKPQQLTVKVEYTAPLNQQLQGLYKVTAKGQPYAMTQMEPISARFAFPGFDEPGFKTPFDLSITVPDHENVVANTQQVREQPAGRGWKTVTFAQTLPLPTYLVAFAVGPWDIVAGPDISPTAYRVKPLQLRGIAAKGEGQRMQHVLGETPSIIHALENYYGFGYPFDKLDLLAAPDFEAGAMENPGLVTFRDWLLLIDKDSPARNVRGSFNVNAHELAHQWTGDTVTTEWWNDIWLNEAFATWMQQKVTMQVHPEYRADLDRVRGGQGAMNNDSLVSARSIRQPITGNGDIMTAFDGITYQKGASVIGMFENYVGEPTYQKGMRAYIQSQKYGNATADDLVSAIATAADKGDAFKHAFKSFLDQSGVPYVATKLEQKNGQAVLQLSQSRYLPLGSSGDPQRIWGVPVCVRYGTAASGKDGAPSSKVACKMLDKATGSMVLAGASQPTWIMPNANASGYYRFSLDKSELGGLVKQIGKLSDAEQLAYADAIGASFRHGDIDAGDMLAALQPLAGSKIREVATVPLDQAAQLYHRIAANNAQRARLAEWAKAAYLPRLEQLGYQRKANEPEDDALMRSSLAGALAFDFKLPQVRAALLKQGEAALKPGADGRLNLAAADPDLLGDALGVAVQEHGKSVVDALIAELPKTSDPALRNGILGGLASVEDPALAEQVRNFALTKPVKVGEMGMLLRGGRDTLAQRDAMWTWFTGHYQQILDRTGSFSGGRLPSLAAGGGCSSAEYDRLQAFFKTREKDAAGIGRGLAQTGESIQLCGALKAKQDPAAILR; encoded by the coding sequence ATGCGACGACTCGCCCGCCCTCTCCTGCTTACCGCGCTGGCCACCTGCTGCGGCGCCGCGTTCGCCGCCACCGCCGACCAGGCGCCGCAGGGCCGGCTGCCGGGCTGGGCGGTGCCGCAGTCGTACCAGCTCGCGTTCAAGGTCGATCCGGCGCAGCAGGATTTCTCCGGCACCACCACGATCAAGGTCAAGCTAACCCAGGCCTCCGACCACCTGTGGCTGGACGGTGCGGGGCTGAAGGTGTCGAAGGTGACCGTCACCGACGCCGCCGGCAAGGCGCACGCCGGCAAGTACGTGGCGGTGGACCCGAAGGCCGGCGTGGCGCGGGTGGATTTCGGCCGCACGCTGAAGCCGCAGCAGCTGACGGTGAAGGTCGAGTACACCGCGCCGCTCAACCAGCAGTTGCAGGGCCTGTACAAGGTCACCGCGAAGGGCCAGCCGTATGCGATGACGCAGATGGAACCGATCAGCGCGCGCTTCGCCTTCCCCGGCTTCGACGAGCCGGGCTTCAAGACGCCGTTCGACCTCAGCATCACCGTGCCCGACCACGAAAACGTGGTGGCGAACACCCAGCAGGTGAGGGAGCAGCCGGCCGGCAGGGGCTGGAAGACGGTGACCTTCGCGCAGACGCTGCCGCTGCCGACCTACCTGGTCGCGTTCGCGGTCGGTCCGTGGGACATCGTCGCCGGCCCGGACATCTCGCCGACCGCGTATCGCGTCAAGCCGCTGCAGCTGCGCGGTATCGCCGCCAAGGGCGAGGGACAGCGCATGCAGCACGTGCTGGGCGAAACGCCGAGCATCATCCACGCGCTGGAGAACTACTACGGCTTCGGCTACCCGTTCGACAAGCTGGACCTGCTGGCCGCGCCGGATTTCGAGGCCGGCGCGATGGAGAACCCCGGCCTGGTCACCTTCCGCGACTGGCTGCTGCTGATCGACAAGGATTCGCCCGCGCGCAACGTGCGGGGCTCGTTCAACGTCAACGCGCATGAGCTCGCGCACCAGTGGACCGGCGACACGGTCACCACCGAATGGTGGAACGACATCTGGCTCAACGAGGCGTTCGCCACCTGGATGCAGCAGAAGGTGACCATGCAGGTGCACCCGGAATACCGCGCCGACCTCGACCGCGTGCGCGGCGGCCAGGGCGCGATGAACAACGACAGCCTGGTCAGCGCGCGCAGCATCCGCCAGCCGATCACCGGCAACGGCGACATCATGACCGCGTTCGACGGCATCACCTACCAGAAGGGTGCCAGCGTCATCGGCATGTTCGAGAACTACGTGGGCGAGCCGACCTACCAGAAGGGCATGCGCGCGTACATCCAGAGCCAGAAGTACGGCAACGCCACCGCCGACGACCTGGTCTCGGCGATCGCCACCGCGGCGGACAAGGGCGATGCATTCAAGCATGCGTTCAAGAGCTTCCTCGACCAGTCCGGCGTGCCGTACGTGGCGACGAAGCTGGAACAGAAAAACGGCCAGGCCGTGCTGCAGCTGAGCCAGAGCCGCTACCTGCCGCTCGGCAGCAGCGGCGATCCGCAGCGCATCTGGGGCGTGCCGGTATGCGTGCGCTACGGCACTGCCGCCAGCGGCAAAGATGGAGCACCATCCAGCAAGGTCGCTTGCAAGATGCTCGACAAGGCGACCGGCTCGATGGTGCTGGCCGGCGCCAGCCAGCCGACCTGGATCATGCCGAACGCGAACGCCAGCGGCTATTACCGCTTCAGCCTCGACAAGTCGGAGCTGGGCGGGCTGGTCAAGCAGATCGGCAAGCTCAGCGATGCCGAGCAACTCGCCTACGCCGACGCGATCGGCGCCAGCTTCCGCCATGGCGACATCGATGCCGGCGACATGCTGGCTGCATTGCAGCCGTTGGCCGGTTCGAAAATCCGCGAAGTGGCCACCGTGCCGCTGGACCAGGCGGCGCAGCTCTACCATCGCATCGCCGCCAACAATGCGCAGCGCGCCCGTCTGGCCGAGTGGGCAAAGGCGGCCTACCTGCCGCGGCTGGAGCAGCTCGGCTACCAGCGCAAGGCGAACGAGCCGGAAGACGATGCGCTGATGCGCAGCAGCCTGGCCGGCGCGCTGGCGTTCGACTTCAAGCTGCCGCAGGTGCGTGCGGCCCTGCTCAAGCAAGGTGAGGCCGCGCTCAAGCCGGGCGCCGATGGCCGTCTGAACCTGGCTGCCGCCGATCCCGACCTGCTCGGCGATGCGCTGGGCGTGGCGGTGCAGGAACACGGCAAGAGCGTGGTCGATGCGCTGATCGCCGAGCTGCCCAAGACCAGCGATCCGGCCCTGCGCAACGGCATCCTCGGCGGCCTGGCCAGCGTGGAAGATCCTGCGCTGGCCGAGCAGGTGCGCAACTTCGCATTGACCAAGCCAGTGAAGGTCGGCGAGATGGGCATGCTGCTGCGCGGCGGCCGCGACACGCTGGCCCAGCGCGATGCGATGTGGACGTGGTTCACTGGACACTACCAGCAGATCCTCGATCGCACCGGCAGCTTCTCCGGCGGCCGCCTGCCGTCGCTGGCGGCCGGCGGTGGCTGCTCCAGCGCTGAGTACGATCGCCTGCAGGCGTTCTTCAAGACCCGCGAAAAGGACGCCGCCGGCATCGGCCGCGGCCTGGCGCAGACCGGCGAGTCGATCCAGCTGTGCGGCGCGCTGAAGGCGAAGCAGGATCCGGCCGCGATCCTGCGCTGA
- a CDS encoding IS4 family transposase translates to MVFHEPLALISALQANFDAVGDLSPDAFDRFSQLIPAAWIEQALQATGTTSLRRRRLPAERLIWLVIGLALFRNEPIWHIVRQLGLALGTEAQVVPVPSATVQGRQRLGEAPLAHLFDQLSRAWCTAPLPTAGLFHGLRLLAVDGVVWSTPDTAEHRDVFGAGRSQHGEGSWPQVRAVCLMDVHTHLIRAAAFGAYTTGELSYAHDLVTAAPDDSLTIFDRAYYSAAFLLAWQHAGEQRHWLMRAKSSLRYEVIRPLGEGDAWVRLPVSPQARRQHPQLPTFWEARLILCPSGRRYLTSLADAVRYPADQVAVCYRERWEIELGFRDIKQAMQANDTVLRSKRPELVRQEIWGLLIAYNLLRWEMHQTAGELGVPPTRLSFQGFTRAIVAELRYAPLETPGAFPKRLARLRQQAHIYLLPARRQRSCPREVKRRPHKYPTKNASLS, encoded by the coding sequence ATGGTTTTCCATGAGCCTCTTGCTTTGATCTCAGCCCTGCAAGCCAACTTTGATGCGGTAGGCGATCTGTCTCCCGACGCGTTTGATCGTTTCAGCCAGCTCATTCCGGCCGCCTGGATCGAGCAAGCATTGCAAGCGACTGGCACGACGTCACTGCGCCGTCGACGTCTGCCGGCCGAGCGATTGATCTGGCTGGTCATCGGCTTAGCGCTGTTTCGCAACGAACCGATCTGGCACATTGTGCGTCAGTTGGGGCTGGCGTTGGGTACCGAGGCACAGGTCGTGCCTGTGCCGAGCGCTACGGTTCAAGGGCGCCAGCGACTGGGTGAAGCGCCGTTGGCCCATCTGTTCGATCAGCTCAGCCGCGCGTGGTGCACCGCACCGCTTCCGACGGCCGGGCTCTTCCACGGGCTTCGCCTGTTGGCGGTCGATGGCGTGGTGTGGTCGACGCCTGATACCGCCGAGCATCGTGATGTCTTCGGCGCAGGACGATCGCAGCACGGTGAAGGGAGTTGGCCGCAGGTGCGTGCGGTGTGCCTGATGGATGTTCATACGCACCTGATCCGGGCCGCCGCCTTCGGTGCCTATACGACCGGCGAGCTCAGCTACGCCCACGATCTGGTAACCGCGGCGCCCGATGACTCACTGACGATCTTCGACCGCGCCTACTATTCGGCGGCTTTCCTGCTGGCGTGGCAGCATGCGGGAGAGCAGCGGCACTGGCTGATGCGAGCCAAGTCCTCGTTGCGTTATGAGGTGATCCGTCCGCTCGGTGAAGGCGATGCGTGGGTGCGCCTGCCGGTCTCGCCGCAAGCCCGTCGCCAGCATCCGCAGCTGCCAACCTTCTGGGAGGCGCGTCTGATCCTCTGTCCTTCCGGTCGGCGCTACCTGACCTCGCTGGCCGATGCCGTTCGATATCCCGCCGATCAGGTGGCAGTGTGCTATCGCGAACGCTGGGAGATCGAACTGGGTTTTCGGGACATCAAGCAAGCCATGCAAGCCAACGACACCGTCTTGCGCAGCAAGCGACCGGAGCTGGTGCGGCAGGAAATCTGGGGGCTGCTGATCGCCTACAACCTGCTGCGCTGGGAAATGCACCAAACCGCTGGTGAGCTGGGCGTGCCACCGACCCGGCTCAGCTTCCAGGGGTTCACGCGCGCCATCGTGGCCGAGTTGCGATACGCCCCGCTGGAAACACCCGGCGCCTTTCCCAAACGACTCGCCCGCCTCCGACAGCAAGCCCACATCTATCTGTTGCCCGCACGACGACAACGATCTTGTCCCCGTGAAGTCAAACGCCGACCCCACAAATACCCCACGAAAAATGCCAGTCTGTCTTAA
- a CDS encoding polyhydroxyalkanoate depolymerase: MLYQIHEWQRAFLGPLSHFAQAGARMLNDTSNPFAQMPGAQRMAAGYELVHRLGKDYEKPAFGIHTATAHEHEIAVIERVALDMPFCQLKRFKRFSDDPSTIEKMKNDPVVLVVAPLSGHHATLLRDTVRTLLRDHKVYVTDWVDARMVPAAAGTFGLDDYIAYVEAFIRHIGASTLHVISVCQPTVPVLAAVSLMAARGEATPRSMTMMGGPIDPRCSPTSVNNLATHQPLSWFKGNVIHTVPPNYPGHGREVYPGFLQHAGFIAMNPGRHLNSHWDFYQDLLRGDLDDAESHRKFYDEYNAVLDMPAKFYLDTIDKVFQQFLLPRGLWDVAGERVNPAAITRSALLTIEGELDDISGLGQTEAAHDLCSNIPAKRRAHKVIEGAGHYGIFSGRRWRETVYPQVRDFIRKFDQAAS; this comes from the coding sequence ATGCTCTATCAGATCCACGAATGGCAACGCGCGTTCCTCGGCCCGCTGAGCCATTTCGCGCAAGCCGGCGCGCGCATGCTCAACGACACCAGCAACCCGTTCGCACAGATGCCCGGCGCGCAGCGGATGGCCGCCGGCTACGAGTTGGTCCATCGCCTCGGCAAGGATTACGAGAAACCCGCTTTCGGCATCCACACCGCCACCGCGCACGAGCACGAGATCGCGGTGATCGAGCGGGTCGCGCTGGACATGCCGTTCTGCCAGCTGAAGCGCTTCAAGCGCTTCAGCGACGACCCGTCCACCATCGAGAAGATGAAGAACGATCCGGTGGTGCTGGTGGTGGCGCCGCTGTCCGGCCACCACGCCACGCTGCTGCGCGACACCGTGCGCACGCTGCTGCGCGACCACAAGGTCTACGTCACCGACTGGGTCGACGCGCGCATGGTGCCGGCCGCGGCCGGCACGTTCGGACTGGACGACTACATTGCCTATGTCGAGGCGTTCATCCGCCACATCGGCGCGTCCACGCTGCACGTGATCTCGGTCTGCCAGCCGACCGTGCCGGTGCTGGCGGCGGTGTCGCTGATGGCCGCACGCGGCGAGGCCACCCCGCGCAGCATGACCATGATGGGCGGCCCGATCGACCCGCGCTGCAGCCCCACCAGCGTCAACAACCTGGCCACCCACCAGCCGCTGTCCTGGTTCAAGGGCAACGTGATCCACACCGTGCCGCCGAATTACCCCGGCCACGGCCGCGAGGTCTATCCGGGCTTCCTGCAGCACGCCGGGTTCATCGCGATGAACCCTGGGCGCCACCTCAATTCGCACTGGGATTTCTACCAGGACCTGTTGCGCGGCGACCTCGACGACGCCGAATCGCACCGCAAGTTCTACGACGAGTACAACGCCGTGCTGGACATGCCGGCCAAGTTCTACCTCGACACGATCGACAAGGTGTTCCAGCAATTCCTGCTGCCGCGCGGCCTGTGGGACGTGGCCGGCGAGCGGGTGAACCCCGCCGCGATCACGCGCAGCGCCCTGCTCACCATCGAGGGCGAACTGGACGACATCTCCGGCCTCGGCCAGACCGAAGCGGCGCACGACCTGTGCAGCAACATCCCCGCGAAACGCCGCGCACACAAGGTGATCGAAGGCGCCGGCCACTACGGCATCTTCAGCGGCCGCCGCTGGCGCGAAACGGTCTACCCGCAGGTACGCGACTTCATCCGCAAGTTCGACCAAGCCGCCAGCTAG
- a CDS encoding class I SAM-dependent methyltransferase: MPRPAESRSNADLIRANRGFYESLWAGAQLIAPERFNTWPLLHELADAAPRRLEVAPGLRPRLPLRGTCFVDLSRAALRRLQASGANAVHGMIGALPCADASFDLVCALDILEHVADDDGALAELARVAAPGASVLLSVPLHPAAWTAFDDFVGHCRRYEPQRIVALLARHGFSIEHSAVYGMQPTSPRLLSLGQWYLTHRRERAMWWYNRVFMPLGLRFQKPLQWRARLGDTAGVDELLLRCRYQPVSAPSH; this comes from the coding sequence ATGCCGCGTCCCGCCGAAAGCCGCAGCAACGCCGACCTGATCCGCGCCAACCGCGGCTTCTACGAATCGCTGTGGGCCGGAGCGCAGCTGATCGCACCGGAACGCTTCAACACCTGGCCGCTGCTGCACGAACTGGCCGACGCCGCGCCGCGCCGGCTTGAAGTGGCGCCGGGCCTGCGCCCGCGGCTGCCGCTGCGCGGTACCTGTTTCGTCGACCTCAGCCGTGCCGCGCTGCGGCGCCTGCAGGCTAGCGGTGCCAACGCGGTACACGGCATGATCGGCGCCCTGCCGTGCGCCGACGCCAGCTTCGACCTGGTCTGCGCGCTCGACATCCTCGAACACGTCGCCGACGACGACGGCGCGCTGGCCGAACTGGCCCGCGTGGCCGCGCCGGGCGCCAGCGTGCTGCTGTCGGTGCCGCTGCACCCGGCGGCCTGGACCGCGTTCGACGACTTTGTCGGCCACTGCCGCCGCTACGAACCGCAGCGGATCGTGGCGCTGCTTGCGCGGCACGGCTTCAGCATCGAACACAGTGCGGTGTACGGCATGCAGCCGACGTCCCCGCGCCTGCTCAGCCTTGGCCAGTGGTATCTCACCCACCGGCGCGAGCGCGCAATGTGGTGGTACAACCGGGTGTTCATGCCGCTTGGCCTGCGCTTCCAGAAGCCGCTGCAATGGCGCGCCCGACTCGGCGACACCGCCGGGGTCGACGAACTGCTGCTGCGCTGCCGTTACCAGCCGGTTTCGGCGCCAAGTCACTGA
- a CDS encoding RDD family protein: MPPDLITTDTPCPLWRRLLALVYDLLIVLAIVMVVGLLCQLATGGQLIRTGATAVVPVWYQALQGAVVAAYFIGSWRRGGQTLGMRPWRIRLTRGDGGTPTLQQALIRVLVAAAPLALLLLEPVIGLRATLWTWLLVWASWFAVAAFDPRRRALHDIAAGTEIRLLG; encoded by the coding sequence ATGCCGCCTGACCTCATCACTACCGACACTCCCTGTCCGCTGTGGCGCCGCCTGCTGGCGCTGGTCTACGACCTGCTGATCGTGCTGGCGATCGTGATGGTGGTGGGCCTGCTGTGCCAGCTGGCCACCGGCGGCCAGCTGATCCGCACCGGCGCGACGGCGGTGGTGCCGGTGTGGTACCAGGCCCTGCAGGGCGCGGTGGTGGCGGCGTACTTCATCGGCTCGTGGCGGCGCGGCGGGCAGACGTTGGGCATGCGGCCCTGGCGCATCCGGCTCACCCGCGGGGACGGCGGCACGCCGACGCTGCAGCAGGCGCTGATCCGCGTGCTGGTGGCGGCCGCGCCGCTGGCCCTGCTGCTGCTCGAACCGGTGATCGGACTGCGCGCGACGCTGTGGACATGGCTGCTGGTGTGGGCCAGCTGGTTCGCCGTGGCCGCGTTCGACCCGCGCCGGCGCGCGTTGCACGACATTGCCGCCGGCACCGAGATCCGCCTGCTGGGCTGA